A single Lolium perenne isolate Kyuss_39 chromosome 6, Kyuss_2.0, whole genome shotgun sequence DNA region contains:
- the LOC139831974 gene encoding uncharacterized protein, with amino-acid sequence MSFISAIEPLNGGNYGSWREKVEMGLALLDLDLALIEACPIEPKDPVRGDKESEDDFNKRVLDHGPKRMKYDLDRAKWDSSNRKCLMVIKSSILEAIRGAIPQCDTASEYLKKVESQFTGSSKAYASTLIRKLVTTKYTGGGVRDHILRMSHMYSKLKSMEMELPEQFVIHLIFASLPKEFETFAVNYNAQPEKWAIEKMIAMCVQEEERIKGQSGDSVNYLSPTKKRNFQSFQSSKPQGKPQWNPPPPKPHGKAQDHQPHEEVAKDTCKWCKEKGHYQKDCVAFLKHLCKKGIPYETDPAKRRRLH; translated from the exons ATGAGTTTTATCTCGGCTATTGAGCCTCTCAATGGAGGGAACTATGGCTCGTGGCGAGAGAAGGTTGAGATGGGGCTTGCTTTGCTTGACCTCGACTTGGCACTGATAGAGGCTTGTCCCATAGAACCTAAGGACCCCGTAAGGGGCGACAAAGAAAGTGAAGATGACTTCAACAAAAGGGTTCTtgaccatggaccaaaaagaatGAAGTACGATCTTGATCGTGCTAAGTGGGACTCGTCCAACAGAAAGTGCTTGATGGTGATCAAGAGCTCCATTTTGGAGGCTATAAGGGGAGCAATCCCACAGTGTGACACCGCCAGTGAGTACCTgaaaaaggtagagagtcagtttACTGGGTCTTCCAAGGCCTATGCTAGCACTCTCATAAGAAAGCTTGTCACTACCAAGTACACTGGTGGTGGAGTAAGGGATCACATATTGAGGATGAGCCATATGTATTCCAAGCTCAAGTCTATGGAGATGGAGCTTCCAGAACAGTTCGTCATCCATCTGATTTTTGCCTCACTCCCAAAAGAATTTGAGACTTTTGCTGTGAACTATAATGCACAGCCAGAAAAGTGGGCCATTGAGAAGATGATTGCCATGTGTGTGCAAGAAGAAGAGAGGATCAAGGGGCAATCTGGTGATTCTGTCAATTACCTAAGCCCAACCAAGAAGAGGAACTTTCAGAGTTTTCAGAGTTCCAAGCCACAAGGGAAACCTCAGTGGAATCCTCCTCCGCCTAAGCCGCATGGCAAGGCTCAAGATCACCAGCCGCATGAAGAGGTGGCCAAGGACACTTGCAAGTGGTGCAAGGAAAAGGGCCACTACCAGAAAGACTGTGTGGCATTCCTGAAACATCTGTGCAAGAAAG GGATTCCGTATGAGACAGACCCTGCAAAGAGGAGAAGGTTGCATTAA